In the genome of Nitrospira japonica, one region contains:
- a CDS encoding ShlB/FhaC/HecB family hemolysin secretion/activation protein has product MGKSRGIIIGRIDRAGADRSAHLRPQRSVVLPPPPLPPEEPAEQRLGQIRVFVKDIQVVGSTVFTQAQLDEVTAPFENRTLTTEDLERLRLTLSAKYINSGYQTSGAVIPDQDVKDGIITVQIIEGKLTRINVVGNKYFADSYLRNRIEKGASPPISMDRMQEQLQLLQQDRRIERINAELRPGDALGESQLDVKVKDRNPFHAYIEGNNYQVPLVGEFRGLGTVVYDNVTGHGDPFSLTFGGSAGAFPIIDTSYAIPLNRYDTTFSPYYRRTDYTLIEQPFKPLDIKTNTEIIGLSLRQPVYRTITDEVVLSIIGEHLFTQSFIFSDVPFNLFPGFQNGAATVSALRFAQEWTHRSTDTVVAGRSRFSVGLNVLGATINSGTTPGGGNLPSGEFFSWLGQVQGIKQFGENLFGMQLFGRMDLQVTNSPLFPLEQVSVGGRYSVRGYREVTLLRDNAFIASLESRFPLWRRISGEPILQLAPFADVGNGWSLGANKSLSEAGGNPNTLASVGAGLRWSILPNDRANYEVYWGYKLVRDPPNRVGNTLQDYGVHMGLVINLF; this is encoded by the coding sequence ATGGGGAAGTCTCGTGGGATCATTATTGGCCGTATCGATCGCGCAGGCGCAGATCGCTCCGCCCATCTTCGACCCCAGCGGTCGGTCGTCTTGCCGCCCCCTCCCCTGCCGCCCGAGGAACCGGCCGAGCAGCGACTGGGCCAGATCAGGGTGTTCGTGAAGGACATCCAAGTGGTCGGTAGCACGGTCTTCACTCAAGCACAACTCGACGAAGTGACGGCGCCATTTGAGAACCGCACCCTGACGACCGAGGATCTCGAACGGTTGCGTCTGACCCTGTCAGCCAAATACATCAATTCGGGATACCAGACCTCTGGTGCGGTTATTCCTGACCAGGATGTCAAAGACGGGATCATCACCGTGCAGATCATCGAAGGCAAGCTGACGCGCATCAATGTGGTCGGCAACAAATATTTCGCCGATTCCTATCTTCGCAACCGGATTGAGAAAGGAGCTAGTCCTCCCATCAGCATGGACAGGATGCAGGAACAGTTACAACTCCTTCAGCAGGATAGGCGGATTGAACGCATTAACGCAGAACTGCGGCCTGGCGATGCACTGGGAGAAAGTCAGCTCGATGTCAAGGTCAAGGATCGCAACCCGTTTCATGCCTACATCGAAGGGAATAACTATCAAGTTCCATTGGTCGGTGAGTTCCGCGGCTTGGGCACGGTGGTCTATGACAACGTGACGGGCCACGGCGATCCATTCAGCCTGACGTTCGGCGGCTCGGCCGGCGCGTTTCCGATCATCGATACCTCTTATGCGATTCCTCTGAATCGCTATGATACGACCTTTTCGCCCTACTACCGTCGCACGGACTATACCCTGATCGAGCAGCCATTCAAGCCGTTGGACATCAAGACCAACACGGAAATCATCGGCCTGAGTCTCCGCCAACCGGTGTACCGCACCATAACGGATGAAGTGGTCTTGTCGATCATCGGCGAACATCTGTTTACCCAAAGCTTCATCTTCTCGGATGTGCCGTTCAATCTCTTTCCGGGATTCCAGAACGGCGCTGCGACCGTGTCGGCCCTGCGTTTTGCGCAGGAATGGACTCATCGCTCGACGGACACCGTGGTGGCCGGCCGTTCCCGATTCAGCGTTGGGCTCAATGTATTGGGCGCCACCATCAATTCGGGGACGACGCCGGGCGGCGGGAACCTCCCAAGCGGCGAATTCTTCTCTTGGTTGGGTCAGGTACAGGGCATCAAACAATTCGGCGAAAATTTATTCGGCATGCAACTTTTCGGTCGCATGGATCTGCAGGTGACCAATTCGCCGCTATTTCCACTTGAACAAGTGTCGGTCGGAGGCCGGTACAGCGTGCGAGGATATCGCGAGGTCACGCTGCTGCGCGACAACGCCTTCATCGCCTCGCTTGAATCGCGTTTTCCTCTCTGGCGTCGGATCAGCGGAGAACCGATCTTACAGCTCGCGCCATTCGCCGACGTGGGGAACGGCTGGAGTCTGGGCGCGAATAAGTCTTTGAGCGAGGCAGGCGGGAACCCGAATACACTCGCCAGCGTCGGCGCCGGTCTTCGTTGGAGCATCCTTCCCAACGATCGCGCAAACTATGAGGTCTATTGGGGATACAAACTCGTGCGTGATCCGCCGAATCGTGTGGGCAATACGTTGCAGGACTATGGGGTCCACATGGGTCTGGTGATCAATCTATTTTAG
- a CDS encoding two-partner secretion domain-containing protein yields the protein MRNLHLFLQGIHNWSEARFACALGVCVLCLNFAPSNSYGQAPITSSGLNTVITPNGNAYNITGGTRPGGGTNLFHSFGNFSVPNNNIANFLNESALPTTNILGRVTGGNISNIFGTIQTNGSGGFGNANLFLINPAGFLFGPNATVNVGGMVAFTSADYLRLNDGRLFNSSPNAAADALLSAAPVAAFGFLGSTPGAITVQGSQIAVAPGQSISLAGGNITIQAGSLEDGTTTQPAHLSAHGGQINLASVTSPGELLLKTLSQAPNINGQSFITLGAIQVSEQSTLDVSGYGGGTVLIRGGQFVLDNSVILANVTGPGPTINGTESIGHGVDIAMSQNVVIKNAAMIDTSVTGTASAGVTYGGITIMADHVEVGGILDLETGNIVPTILQSNVLPESAGGNSGDIRVNANSIIVTNLGFIDAETGGIGNSGSILLTSTGNLEVSSGSLVFAGTTTSNPPFGNAGSIVLTSTQGDVLLTNGPSISASSQSLSGAPDSGDAGNIVVNARNGNIVLTGSPDLGPATLFSSLGAGLHPGTGGLQLNARNLTIENSGIQIDNFTPFQPGNLTVNLTGTLKMSGADIFPSTLLTTTRRNARSADLTINAQDILLTDGSTVSTETFRNGDGGTLNISTNNLQIMNGAQIRSSTRFNPFPPPDAPLETPSGSGGAITIGGLASPAGSILIDGQGSGILTNTEGTGAGGHIAVFTNSLTLQNGGLLSATTSGTTPSATGGTVTVNANTVNLVSGGTINASSTGPGNAGNIMVRADSQIALFNNGSITSNTDVDGAGGTVSLIAPLIEMQGGSNIGTNTAGSGHAGSIELRASHVDLTESVLSARTQAEGHGGNIIIRGLAGPGSNASVVTLAQNSQLVTETSGDGVTIQGNAGNILVDAARLSLSGDSLLNSASRGSTGAAGNITVNATDSLTISGSGTQLTSASREFSFGDAGNIVITSPAVVIDNGGSISTSTGLEGKAGTITVNANNFQLLSGGHITSGSLLEFPDFPPTGAAGIVAVQGLASPAQSVLIDGAGSGIFTLTQGSGAGGDISISAQSVAVQNNGHISSSSTGSGAAGNINLNAGSQLVMTNGLLTTEATKSSGGTIKITTNPSGRVDLSNSTISASVLDGTGGGGSISIDPQFVILQNSQIRANADQGPGGNVLISITNGGLFLPDANSQVTARSGNPALDGTVTIQQPIAPAGGKIQPLGKAPIQVTALLSQRCAAIARGEVSSFIVAGRDTLPTEPGGWLTSPLVAMPVANGAVIEAGETGLSSRSDDSSFLSLRRLPSPWLLGMQTFDEDWFVGC from the coding sequence ATGAGAAACCTCCATCTATTCCTGCAAGGGATCCATAACTGGTCGGAAGCACGCTTCGCATGTGCTCTGGGAGTTTGTGTTCTCTGTCTGAATTTCGCCCCATCTAATTCTTATGGCCAAGCCCCTATCACTTCTTCCGGTTTGAACACAGTCATCACACCGAATGGAAATGCTTACAACATCACCGGTGGCACTCGTCCAGGCGGAGGGACGAATCTATTTCACAGTTTCGGCAACTTCAGCGTGCCGAACAACAACATCGCCAACTTCCTCAACGAGTCAGCCCTCCCCACGACCAATATTCTAGGACGCGTGACCGGCGGAAACATTTCGAACATCTTCGGAACGATTCAGACAAACGGATCAGGCGGATTTGGCAATGCCAATCTATTCTTGATCAACCCAGCAGGTTTCCTGTTTGGACCAAATGCCACGGTGAACGTCGGCGGAATGGTAGCTTTCACATCCGCGGACTATCTTCGTCTCAACGATGGAAGATTATTCAATTCGTCCCCAAATGCCGCAGCAGATGCGCTTCTGAGTGCGGCCCCAGTCGCGGCATTTGGATTTCTGGGCTCAACTCCAGGGGCTATTACAGTTCAGGGAAGCCAAATAGCTGTTGCTCCTGGTCAAAGCATCTCTCTGGCCGGAGGAAACATTACGATCCAGGCCGGTTCCCTGGAAGATGGAACGACAACGCAACCGGCTCACCTCTCCGCGCACGGAGGGCAGATTAATCTTGCCAGTGTAACCTCACCTGGAGAGTTACTATTGAAGACATTGTCCCAGGCCCCCAACATCAATGGTCAGTCTTTCATTACTCTCGGTGCGATTCAGGTGTCTGAACAATCTACACTCGACGTGAGTGGCTACGGTGGAGGTACGGTGCTCATTCGAGGAGGGCAATTTGTCCTGGACAATTCCGTAATTCTCGCCAATGTCACGGGGCCTGGTCCGACCATAAATGGCACTGAATCCATCGGACACGGTGTCGACATCGCTATGAGTCAGAATGTGGTCATAAAAAACGCTGCCATGATTGATACCTCAGTCACCGGGACTGCTAGCGCGGGCGTCACATATGGCGGGATTACTATAATGGCCGATCATGTGGAAGTCGGTGGCATATTAGATCTTGAGACAGGAAATATTGTTCCCACTATCCTTCAGTCAAATGTATTGCCAGAAAGTGCTGGGGGAAACAGCGGCGATATCCGTGTGAACGCAAACTCTATCATCGTGACAAACCTTGGTTTTATTGACGCGGAAACCGGGGGAATAGGCAATTCAGGCAGTATCCTTCTAACAAGTACAGGCAACCTTGAGGTATCCAGCGGGTCGTTGGTTTTTGCTGGAACGACAACCTCCAATCCCCCGTTTGGGAATGCAGGCAGCATCGTATTGACGAGCACTCAAGGCGACGTCCTTCTCACGAATGGTCCTAGCATATCGGCGTCAAGCCAGTCGTTGAGTGGAGCTCCCGATAGCGGGGACGCGGGCAATATAGTGGTCAATGCGAGGAACGGAAATATCGTACTCACAGGGAGTCCTGATTTAGGACCAGCCACTCTATTTAGTAGCCTTGGAGCGGGACTTCACCCAGGGACGGGCGGGCTTCAACTAAACGCTCGAAATCTCACCATCGAGAACTCCGGCATTCAAATTGACAACTTCACTCCGTTTCAACCTGGAAACTTGACTGTCAACCTGACAGGCACACTCAAGATGAGCGGTGCCGACATATTTCCATCAACTCTACTCACGACCACGCGTCGAAACGCACGATCAGCTGACCTAACGATCAACGCTCAGGATATTTTACTCACAGACGGAAGTACGGTTTCGACCGAAACATTTCGAAATGGAGACGGCGGCACTCTGAACATTTCGACGAACAATCTCCAGATCATGAACGGAGCTCAGATTAGGAGCAGTACTAGGTTCAATCCATTTCCTCCACCTGACGCACCGCTCGAAACTCCGTCCGGATCTGGTGGAGCCATAACCATTGGAGGATTGGCAAGCCCAGCTGGGTCGATCCTAATTGATGGTCAAGGAAGCGGCATTCTCACCAACACTGAAGGCACGGGTGCGGGTGGGCACATAGCTGTCTTTACAAACTCGCTCACACTTCAGAATGGTGGATTACTCTCGGCAACGACATCAGGCACTACACCATCCGCCACCGGCGGAACAGTCACAGTGAATGCGAATACGGTAAACCTCGTCTCGGGTGGAACCATAAACGCTTCCTCCACCGGTCCTGGCAACGCCGGGAATATTATGGTGAGGGCTGACTCACAAATCGCTCTATTTAATAACGGATCGATCACGAGTAACACCGATGTCGATGGAGCAGGAGGGACGGTGAGCCTGATAGCTCCACTCATCGAAATGCAGGGAGGTTCCAACATCGGCACTAACACCGCTGGTTCCGGTCACGCAGGCAGCATTGAACTGCGGGCTAGTCACGTAGACCTCACCGAAAGTGTTCTCAGCGCTCGTACGCAGGCCGAAGGTCACGGGGGGAATATCATTATTCGAGGACTGGCCGGTCCAGGGAGCAACGCGAGCGTTGTTACACTCGCTCAGAACAGTCAACTCGTGACTGAGACAAGCGGGGATGGTGTCACTATTCAGGGGAACGCCGGAAACATTCTAGTCGATGCGGCTCGCTTGAGTCTTAGTGGCGACAGTCTGCTTAACAGCGCGTCTCGTGGCAGCACCGGAGCAGCCGGCAACATCACTGTGAACGCGACCGATTCGCTAACGATCTCCGGTTCCGGCACACAACTCACCAGCGCGAGTAGAGAGTTTTCATTTGGAGATGCAGGAAACATTGTTATCACTTCTCCCGCCGTAGTGATCGATAATGGCGGCAGCATTTCAACCTCAACGGGTCTCGAGGGGAAAGCTGGCACCATCACAGTCAATGCAAACAATTTCCAATTGCTGTCCGGAGGCCACATCACGAGCGGCAGCCTGCTAGAGTTTCCAGACTTTCCGCCAACTGGGGCGGCTGGAATAGTTGCAGTTCAAGGTCTTGCCAGTCCGGCACAATCGGTCCTCATCGATGGAGCAGGTAGCGGCATCTTCACTTTGACCCAAGGAAGCGGAGCTGGCGGAGATATATCGATCTCAGCTCAATCCGTTGCAGTTCAAAATAACGGTCACATTTCGAGTAGCAGCACCGGCTCAGGAGCAGCTGGCAATATCAACTTGAACGCGGGCAGTCAACTCGTAATGACGAACGGCCTCCTTACAACAGAGGCGACGAAATCTAGCGGAGGCACAATAAAGATCACGACAAATCCAAGCGGCAGAGTAGATCTCTCGAACAGCACGATCAGTGCCTCGGTCCTCGATGGGACAGGCGGAGGAGGGAGCATAAGTATCGATCCACAGTTTGTCATTCTGCAGAACAGTCAAATTAGAGCGAATGCTGACCAAGGCCCTGGAGGGAACGTACTTATCTCGATTACAAATGGTGGTCTGTTCTTACCAGACGCCAATAGCCAGGTTACCGCAAGATCGGGGAACCCAGCACTTGATGGTACAGTAACGATTCAGCAGCCCATCGCTCCGGCTGGTGGGAAGATTCAGCCGCTAGGCAAAGCGCCGATTCAAGTCACCGCCCTCCTGAGTCAGCGGTGTGCCGCAATCGCTCGGGGCGAGGTCAGCAGTTTCATCGTGGCGGGACGGGACACGCTACCGACCGAGCCGGGTGGCTGGTTGACGAGTCCGCTGGTCGCTATGCCGGTTGCCAATGGCGCGGTCATAGAAGCCGGTGAAACAGGACTTTCTTCCAGATCTGATGACTCGTCTTTCCTATCACTGCGCCGGCTTCCCAGTCCCTGGCTTCTGGGAATGCAGACTTTTGACGAAGACTGGTTCGTAGGTTGCTGA
- a CDS encoding SixA phosphatase family protein codes for MHCVLFRHGIAVDREDWEGAEEDRPLTDRGAKRVAQVSEGLKWLELQPTHVFSSPLLRAIETAKILQEAHRVRSVVQIVDELLPDASPDRLLTRLSELPPESCVFCVGHEPHLGLAASLMLAGKPAMGFPFKKAGACLIEIAMPLKPGRGLLHWWMGPSQLRALGRKKLKSEKLPLKA; via the coding sequence ATGCACTGTGTGTTGTTTCGCCACGGCATTGCGGTCGATCGTGAGGATTGGGAAGGGGCGGAAGAGGATCGTCCGCTGACGGACCGTGGGGCGAAGCGGGTGGCTCAGGTGTCGGAAGGGCTCAAGTGGCTGGAGCTGCAGCCGACCCATGTATTCTCCAGCCCGCTGCTGCGGGCCATCGAAACGGCGAAGATTCTCCAGGAAGCTCATCGGGTCCGGTCTGTCGTCCAGATCGTCGACGAGTTGCTTCCGGACGCGTCTCCCGACCGTCTGCTCACCCGGTTGTCCGAGCTGCCGCCTGAATCCTGCGTGTTCTGTGTGGGCCATGAGCCCCATCTTGGTCTGGCGGCGTCGCTGATGCTGGCCGGCAAACCCGCGATGGGATTCCCGTTCAAAAAGGCCGGCGCCTGTCTTATCGAGATTGCGATGCCGCTCAAGCCAGGCCGGGGCCTCCTGCACTGGTGGATGGGGCCGAGTCAGCTGCGCGCACTAGGCAGAAAGAAGTTGAAAAGCGAAAAGCTGCCGCTCAAGGCTTAG